The genomic segment GAATGCGTCACGAATAGCCATTACAGCTTTCTTTTCATTTTCAGCATTGATTGATATAAGCTGAACCAATTTATACATCTTACGTTCTTCTTTGGTTTCGCTAAGAATACCATAAGGGTCTTGTCTGTAATCAATTCCTTCCATATGATAAAGCATCCGTATATGAAGAGATGAATAATCCAGTTCCACAGTTGGCTGTCCATTTATCTGTATTTCTGAACGTATAGCTTTAGGAAGTCCCAGATGATAAGCACCATAAAAACGTCCTCCATATTCAAATGAATTCTTGTTAAATACCCGGTGCAGACTTTCATAGTTAAGCTTGAAAATAAGATGCTCAATGCCAATATCTCCAAGGTAATTCTTTTCCTGCTCACTGTCAGTTCCTTTTCTGCTATCTTCAATAATCCTTAAAGTCTTAGTCATGGTAGGGAAATATATATGAAAGAATTGGATAGCTATGTTATTGGAATACTCTATGATAATTTCATTATCATATGGATGACTACCATACTCTCTTAAAGTCTTAGTCATGGTAGGAGAATAAGAATAAGGAACATTGGAGTATGGGTAACTGGTTACTACCTGTTCTATAATCCTGGTATCAGAGATACGGTTATCATAATTAGAATTGAGACTATGACTACTATCTTCAATGATGTTATAAGATAACTTAAGGTTACTAGGATTGATAACACCTTTGAGAGTGTTGTGATAAAGTTGATTTAGAAATCTGACATTGACTTCGGTATTCCTGTTTAAGTTGATTCTAATATCTTGATTACGGATGAAATTGTTATAATCTATGAGACCAGATTTCATACTGATAGTCGAATCTGTATCAGGATAACCTTTGAGAATCTTATCATCATCTTTGAGTTGGATAATTTCTTCTGGTTCTTGTTTGGTTATAAATCCAGGTTCAGTCAGGTTATTGTGGCAGAATAAATCAATGAGTTTCTTGGTAGCATACATTCTGCTCTGTCTGCCCAGATTTTTTTCCCTGTCATAGAATCCTTTTATATTTTCAATATAGCTTAATTCTTCTAGTGCATCTATTATTGAAATTATTCTTTTGTGTTTGAAATGTAGTTTGCCATATCTTTTGTGATGGCGGTAATCATTGCGGTTTCTGGAATATTTAACCGGCATATCAAGATGTGCTGAAATCCAGAGGTTAAGCAGGATAAGTTTTAAGGCTTCCTTGGAACGGGCTTTGGCTCTTTCAACTGTAACAAGGATTGACAGTTCTTTGAATAAGAATTCAGTGGCATATTTAACTTCATCGTTCATTGAACCTATGTGTATATCTAAATCAATGGCATTTTCTAACCAGTTTGTGTTTTGTGGTTTGTCTAACATTCTATACTCCTATTTATATTTTATATTCATAGCTCTCCTTTCATTGTGAGAGTTATTTGGGTTATTAGTTATTGGGTTTTGTAGTCCGGCCAGGAAATTGACCGGACATTTTTTTTATTTGTCGGTTAAATCCGGGAGTGCTTCTATCTGCTTACACAATTTAAAAAGATTAAATGAGAGGATATAAAGCTCACAGTTATCAAGTTTTTCATTATAAATCTTACATCCTTTTTCAATGCAATTATCATCAATAAAAGGGCATTTCTTTTTATCATTTTTTTTCTTACGCATCTGTTTTTTCCTCCATTTTTTTATTTTCTGCTTCATCAGCAATGATTTCCTGAGCTTTCATAGAAGCTCCTGAAACCGTCATTCCATCATCAATTAATTTTTTCATAGTTTTTATGATTTTTACTAATTCTTCACTGTATCTGCGATAAGCTCTTTCACCACAAATTATTCTGGAAGGTTTCGGGATAAAATTTTTATCTTCCCAATACCTTAACTGCTTAATTGTTACTCCAGTAAGGTGAGTAACTTCACCTATTCCGTAATCTTGTTTCATTTGTTTTCCTCCACTATTAATTTTTTTATGGGGATAATCCCCTTCATTTATTCTGAGGTTAGTTTATTCCTCGGATTAAAATGTCACTGAGAAATATGTTCCTCTAATAGTATGGAGGTTAGTTTATTCGTGATTTAAAACTGAGATTTTTTTTATTTGAAGGGATAGACGTTTTATGAGGTAGTCTATTATAATCTCATAAAAAAAGTCTAATAGCAAATTCCACTCTCACCCAACTGCCGGTAAAGGTTATTGAGTGAAAGCCACTAATAGACTTTTTTCCAGCAGTTAATATTAAATTGCATTTTTAGAATAACATATTGAAGTTATTTATCAAATTGTTTGATATTGACAACTGCTTATTGTATTCTTACTTTAAAAAATTTGATAAATATTGTTGGAGGATAATATGATTTGCAGAATTATGTTTGAACGTAAAATTTTTAAATGCTTTGATGATAATAGAATAATATTAAACTATATCAAAAGTATTTCTGATTTTAAAAACGAATTATTTATTAATCCAGTTGATTTTCATGGTATTCCAG from the Desulfonema limicola genome contains:
- a CDS encoding MerR family transcriptional regulator, coding for MKQDYGIGEVTHLTGVTIKQLRYWEDKNFIPKPSRIICGERAYRRYSEELVKIIKTMKKLIDDGMTVSGASMKAQEIIADEAENKKMEEKTDA